A single genomic interval of Salmo salar unplaced genomic scaffold, Ssal_v3.1, whole genome shotgun sequence harbors:
- the LOC106596844 gene encoding collagen alpha-1(I) chain-like: protein MGPPGPAGPAGMQGERGRSGPTGPVGKRGESGHIGKAGPQGPMGITGALGFPGSPGIKGQPGPPGARGTGGQQGQRGEAGRGGLAGAMGIPVFG, encoded by the exons ATGGGGCCCCCTGGTCCTGCG GGGCCAGCAGGAATgcaaggggagagaggaaggagtggcCCAACTGGACCTGTG GGGAAACGTGGTGAATCTGGACATATTGGGAAAGCAGGACCACAG GGTCCTATGGGGATCACTGGAGCTCTAGGATTCCCAGGTAGTCCAGGTATAAAG GGGCAACCAGGGCCCCCAGGAGCACGAGGGACAGGAGGCCAGCAAGGACAAAGAGGGGAGGCCGGACGCGGGGGATTGGCTGGAGCTATGGGAATTCCTGTGTTTGGCTAA